Part of the Candidatus Methylomirabilota bacterium genome, TCGAGGGCAGTCTGGGCGACGCCTTCCTCGACGAGCGTTTCGCGGCCGAGGCCCGCGAAGCGATTGCCCGCGGCACCTCGCAGACCCTCTTCATCGAGGGCCTCCGCGCCTTCGTGGAGGTGTTCGCGCCGCCGGCCCTGCTCGTCGTCGTCGGCGCCGGCCACGTCGCGATGCCGCTGACCGCGCTGGCCAAGAGCCTCGGCTACCGGACGGTGGTCCTGGACGGCCGCCCGCGGTTCGCCACGCGCGAGCGCTTTCCGGAGGTCGACGAGCTGCGGGTCGGCATCCCGTCGGAGCTGATCAAGAACTACGCGCTGACACCGGCGGCGGCCCTGGTCCTCGTCGCCCACGACTACAAGTACGACCTGCCCGTGCTGCGCTACGCCCTCGACACGCCCGTCGCCTACATCGGGATGCTGGGGTCGTCGCGCCGGGGCGCCACCATCTTGAAGTTCCTCAGCGAGGACGGCGCCAGCGACGCCCAGCTCAAGCGCGTGCGCGTCCCCATCGGGCTCGACCTGGGCGCTCGCAGCGCGCCCGAGATCGCGCTCGCCATCCTGGCCGAGATCCAGGCCGTGCGCGGCGGCGGCACCGGCCAGCCGCTCAGCATGGGTGTGCGAAGCCGCAGGGCGGCGGCGGGGCCGCAGGTCCGCCCGCCCGAGGCGAGCCTGTGATGGGTGTGCGAAGCCGCAGGGCGGCGGCGAGGCCGCAGGCGGACTGATGAAGGCCATCGCCCAGCGCCGGGACACCGCGACCGTCGAGACGCTGACGGGAACGGTGCTCTGCCACGACGTGCGGGACGCGGCGGGGAAGATCGTCGGCTCCAA contains:
- a CDS encoding XdhC/CoxI family protein gives rise to the protein MAELFDHIDQLRRSRGRVAVATLVNTRGTTPRKEGAKMLVAEGGAVLGSVTIGGCVDAQVIEESARVLETMRPQLLELNLGDEEAWEIGLTCGGTIEVFVEPLALDHYERVRAHASAGGHGALVTRLDDADVAGRRLLVLDDGTVEGSLGDAFLDERFAAEAREAIARGTSQTLFIEGLRAFVEVFAPPALLVVVGAGHVAMPLTALAKSLGYRTVVLDGRPRFATRERFPEVDELRVGIPSELIKNYALTPAAALVLVAHDYKYDLPVLRYALDTPVAYIGMLGSSRRGATILKFLSEDGASDAQLKRVRVPIGLDLGARSAPEIALAILAEIQAVRGGGTGQPLSMGVRSRRAAAGPQVRPPEASL